In the Anomalospiza imberbis isolate Cuckoo-Finch-1a 21T00152 unplaced genomic scaffold, ASM3175350v1 scaffold_121, whole genome shotgun sequence genome, one interval contains:
- the LOC137465957 gene encoding olfactory receptor 14J1-like yields the protein MSNSSSISHFLLLALADTRQLQLLHFCLFLGISLAALLGNGLIISAVACGHHLHTPMFFFLLHLALSDLGSICTTVPKAMHNSLWDTSTISYTGCAAQVFFFVFFMSAELFLLTIMCYDRYVSICKPLHYGTLLGSRACAHMAAAAWASAFLNALLHTANTFSLPLCHGNALGQFFCEIPQILKLSFSKSYLRELGLLAVSVCAGFGCFVYIVFSYVQIFRAVLRIPSEQGRHKAFSTCLPHLAVVSLFLSTGTISYLKPPSISSPSLDLALSVLYSVVPPALNPLIYSLRNQELKAAVWTLMMGWFQEH from the coding sequence atgtccaacagcagctccatcagccacttcctcctgctggcactggcagacacgcggcagctgcagctcctgcacttctgcctcttcctgggcatctccctggctgccctcctgggcaacggcctcatcatcagcgccgtagcctgcggccaccacctgcacacgcccatgttcttcttcctgctccacctggccctcagcgacctgggctccatctgcaccactgtccccaaagccatgcacaattccctctgggacaccagcaccatctcctacacaggatgtgctgcacaggtttttttttttgtctttttcatgtcagcagagcttttcctcctgaccatcatgtgctacgaccgctacgtgtccatctgcaaacccctgcactacgggaccctcctgggcagcagagcttgtgcccacatggcagcagctgcctgggccagtgcctttctcaatgcactgctgcacacggccaatacattttccctgcccctgtgccatggcaatgccctgggccagttcttctgtgaaatcccacagatcctcaagctctccttCTCCAAATCCTATCTCAGGGAACTGGGTCTTCTTGCTGTTAGCGTGTGTGCAGgatttggctgttttgtgtacattgttttctcctatgtgcagatcttcagggccgtgctgaggatcccctctgagcagggacggcacaaagccttttccacctgcctccctcacctggccgtggtctctctgttcctcagcactggcacaatttcctacctgaagcccccctccatctcctccccatccctggatctggccctctcagttctgtactcggtggtgcctccagccctgaaccccctcatctacagcctgaggaaccaggagctcaaggctgcagtgtggacactgatgatGGGATggtttcaggaacattaa